A genomic segment from Glycine soja cultivar W05 chromosome 20, ASM419377v2, whole genome shotgun sequence encodes:
- the LOC114403520 gene encoding HMG1/2-like protein, giving the protein MTNAEGEEKAFVCQSAERAGERGFLAFGFYKESVGKAGGDKWKSLSDAEKAPFVATAEKKKQEYEKTILAYNKKLEGKNSEEDESDKSKSEVNDDEEDEVD; this is encoded by the exons ATGACGAACGCAGAGGGAGAAGAGAAAGCTTTTGTTTGTCAGTCAGCAGAGCGCGCGGGGGAAAGAGGGTTTTTGGCCTTTGGGTTTTATAAAGAAAGC GTCGGTAAAGCTGGTGGTGACAAATGGAAATCGCTGTCTGATGCT GAAAAGGCCCCCTTCGTTGCTACGGCcgaaaagaagaaacaagagtATGAGAAAACTATTTTGGCTTACAATAAGAAATTG GAGGGGAAGAATTCAGAGGAAGACGAGTCTGACAAGTCAAAGTCTGAAGTCAATGACGATGAGGAAGATGAGGTAGATTGA
- the LOC114403091 gene encoding uncharacterized protein At4g06744-like, producing the protein MARKTKSIFFTFLLCSWVVVVVAQEVAIAKSESEALGEPELEKRETLEIIIGGGGGGGYPAPSPSPSSPAYCPPPPPKPLSRLEKARRVLLKFKTLIYDPDCYTQSWNENTDTCDFNGVRCATYPNSEEKAVAGLDLNGAKLSTKDGCNLPLTGLVDSIPELTFFHVNSNNFSFTGGFPNNITTFPFFFELDLSNNKVSGQFPTQAIQNNQLVFLDLRFNQLTGPIDPKLFQRDLDVIFVNDNQFTGCLPENFGSTPARYLTFANNRLSGSLPKSLGYAPSLTEVLFLGNHFEGCLPFEIGYLKKVVVFDVSKNLLTGPIPLSFGCLKSIQFLNLAQNKLYGCVPDNLCQIPSIRNNGNLSLADNYFKEIGPSCWSLIKSKVLDVSRNCIPGLPDQKSPKECYQFYKTKKTCPNQNSFYYVPCKSHWGTQSNKPPAPPSEPVTYNALKPHRLRL; encoded by the coding sequence ATGGCAAGAAAAACCAAGTCCATTTTCTTCACCTTCTTATTATGCTCTTGGGTGGTGGTAGTAGTAGCCCAAGAGGTAGCAATTGCAAAATCCGAAAGTGAAGCATTAGGGGAACCGGaattagaaaaaagagaaacacTTGAAATCAtcattggtggtggtggtggtggtggttaccctgctccttctccttctccatctTCCCCTGCATATTGCCCACCTCCTCCACCAAAACCACTGAGCCGGTTAGAAAAAGCGCGTCGAGTGCTTCTCAAGTTCAAAACCCTAATCTATGATCCAGACTGTTACACGCAAAGCTGGAACGAGAACACCGACACGTGTGATTTCAACGGGGTACGATGCGCCACATATCCAAACTCAGAAGAGAAAGCAGTGGCTGGACTTGACCTAAACGGAGCAAAACTCAGCACTAAAGACGGTTGCAATTTGCCCCTCACGGGTCTCGTCGACAGCATACCCGAGTTAACATTCTTCCACGTTAACTCCAACAACTTCTCCTTCACCGGTGGCTTCCCCAACAACATCACGACCTTCCCTTTCTTCTTCGAGCTTGACCTAAGTAACAACAAAGTCAGTGGCCAGTTCCCCACGCAAGCGATTCAGAACAACCAGTTAGTCTTCCTGGACCTCAGGTTCAACCAGCTTACCGGGCCGATAGACCCGAAACTCTTCCAGAGGGACCTCGATGTGATCTTTGTCAACGATAACCAGTTCACCGGGTGCCTCCCGGAGAATTTCGGGTCCACGCCGGCCCGGTACCTTACATTTGCCAACAACAGACTCTCCGGGTCACTCCCGAAGAGTCTCGGCTACGCGCCGAGTCTCACCGAGGTGCTCTTCTTGGGGAACCATTTCGAAGGGTGTCTGCCCTTCGAAATAGGTTACCTCAAGAAGGTCGTCGTGTTTGACGTAAGCAAAAATCTCTTGACCGGCCCTATCCCGCTCTCCTTCGGATGCTTGAAGAGCATTCAGTTTCTTAATTTGGCGCAAAACAAGCTCTACGGTTGTGTTCCGGACAACCTTTGTCAAATTCCTTCTATCCGGAACAATGGGAATCTCTCTTTGGCGGATAATTATTTCAAGGAAATTGGACCTTCGTGTTGGAGTTTGATCAAGTCCAAGGTTTTGGATGTGTCAAGAAACTGCATTCCGGGGCTTCCAGACCAAAAATCACCCAAAGAATGCTACCAGTTTTACAAAACAAAGAAGACATGCCCTAACCAGAATTCATTTTACTACGTCCCGTGTAAATCCCACTGGGGGACACAGAGCAACaagccccctgctccaccttcTGAGCCTGTGACTTACAACGCTCTCAAACCACATCGCTTGAGATTGTGA